The Collibacillus ludicampi region AGAATCGGCGACGGTCACATCGATGCTTTTGGAGACGGTCGATGAACCCTGTCCTTGTCCTTGCAAAGTCGCCGTGACGGTTCCTTTGCCTGCCTTCTTCGCGACAAAGACGCCACCGTCTTTAACCTCACCGATATCTCCGCTCACACTCCAAACGACCGGCGGATTTGCGATCTGTTTATTGTTGCCGTCGTAGCCGTTCACCGTCAATTTCGTCTCTTGCCCCACTGTTGTCGACAGGGAATCAGGAAGGATCTCCAGACGCTGAATCTGGCCTTTCACTTCGACTTGGGCGCTGCCTGTCAACACGGTCCCATCCGGGTATGTGACAGTCGCCGTCACTTGGCCTGTGCCACCCGTTTGTGCGGTAAAGAGGCCTTTGTCGTCGATTGTGCCGATTCCTCCGCTGACGGACCATTTGACGGGAAGGGAAACCACATTTCCGTCAGGATCCAACGCCGTAACCGTAAACCTTTGTGTGGCCCCGCTCACCAAGGAAACGGTTTGCGGATAGATACTCACGGAACCTTTGGGTTTTTCCACCGGTTTCTCGGGCGGGGTTTCCGGTTGCGGTTCTTCACGGAGTTCGCGGAGTTTATCATCCGGCACATGGATCATATGGGCGATCACCGAAGCTGCCGCCGCACGTGTCGCATGATCGAGCGGTTGAAACGAACGATCTGGATACCCGGACATCACACCGAGATATGCGGAAGCGGCAATCGGCTTTTTCGCATAATCGGCAATATCGTTCACATCACGATAAGACAATGATGAGTTGAGTACGGAATCGGGCACTTGCTTCACTTGCAGAGCGTTCGCGATCATCACGGCCATATCTTGACGGGTGATGTTTTGCTCCGGGCCGAATTCGTTCTCGGAAATCCCGCTGATCAAATGGTTCTTGTAAGCAGTCTGGATATAAGGAAACGCCCAGTGATCTTTGCTTACATCCTGAAAAACCGGGGTTGTGTCCTTATCCAGCGGGAGATTCAAGCTTCTTACCAAGAGGGTGGCAAATTCCGCACGTGTCAACTGGTCATTGGGGTAAAAGCGGTCTTTGCTTTTTCCGGAAACGATACCTTGGGAAACGAGAGCGGAGATCGCCGGTTCGGCCCAGTAGCCTTCCGGTACATCAAGAAAAGGTGTTGCTGCGTAACTGACGGAAAGAGGTAACCACTGCGTCATCGCGACAGCTCCCGCGAGAGCAGTCATAGATAAACGCTTCCTATACGTCTTCCAACTCCTACTCACTCGACAACATCCTTCCTAATTATTGACACAATCTTTTTCGACAAAAAAGTTGGAACCCCTGCTACATCTAGTAAATTTTTCGCTAGAACTTGTCACTTTTTGTAGGTTGGAGGAAATGGGGGATATCGTTAGCAACAGCCTGAGGCATCATACACTTGCACAGAACATCAAAAACAAAATAGCCCTTTATTTCTTATCGAAATAAAGGACTATTTTACAAAGCAGTTATAAAGTTCTGAATCAATCGTTCGTTCCTGTATTCAGTCCCAGCCTAAACAAGCGGACGGTCGGGTCGAACACCAAACCACAAGAGAATCGCACCCAGAACGGGAACAATGCTGAGTAATAGAGTAGTCTCCCAGCCAAGATTCTGCGCCAACCATCCACATGCGATTGGCGATAAAAAAGCCCCGATATTCCCCCAAAGGTTCATCCATCCTGAAACGGAACCAGCAAATTCATTTCCCAAATCATTCGCAACAGCCCACGACGAAACAACAGGCAACCCAAGAGCTCCGAGAGATATCGTTAACCACACCACGTTCATAAGAGGTTGTGTTGCGTGTGCCGCTAAGTACATCGCTACTGTAAAGACGAACAATCCTGCAATTACTAATCCACCACGGGCAAGTAACCTCGATTTTCCTTTACGGATCAATCGATCAGAAAATGCTCCACCTGTCATCACACTCACGAAGATTGCGAGCCAAGGAAAGCTGGCTGCGAATCCCATCTTAGAGAGCGAGAAGTTACGCGCTTCCTGCAAATAAGTAGGTAACCACACCAAAAAGAACGTTACGATGTAAAGCACAACAAAGTATTGTAGCCCCAGCGCCCAAAAGCGTCCGTTCTTAAGAAATTTTCCCCAAGGCGCTTTCGCTTTTCTTTCTGTATCGATAGACCTCCCGTTTGAAATGATCGTCAGTTCTGCCTTGTTAACAAGTGGATGTTGTTCGGGTCTGTTTCGTCCCAACATAAACCATACGACCGCTAACAAAATTCCAATCATTCCGAAAACGTAGAAGACGGAATGCCAACCCCAAACTCCAACAATAGCAACAGTAATCGAAGGCGCAATGACCGGACCGAAATAAGAACCGGCTAAGAGGGCACTGGAGGCCCTTCCCTTTTCTTCTTTCGTGAACCAATAGGAATTGAATACGGCGTTTCCCGGATACATGGGCCCTTCGCCTACGCCAAACAAGAAACGTACGAACGCCAATAGACCATAAGAAGAGACAGCAGCGGTTAGCATCGTAAAAACAGACCACCAGACCAACGCGAGCGACACAATCGATCGGGCGCCAAATTGTTCGGCGAGTAGACCTGCGGGTATTTGAGATACTGCATATCCTATGGAGAATAAGGAGTTGAGCCAACCAAACTGTACCTTATCCATGTGAAAATCTTTCATCATGGCTCCAGCCACAACAGAAATATTTGAGCGATCCATATAGGCGACAAGCCCTATCAAGAAAAACACAAAAGCCAGCCACCACCGCACGCGTGTAGGTGCCGGAGTTACGGTCTCCGTTTTATTTTTAAAAACTGTTTGCGCCATACCGATTCTCCTCCTTTTAACAACGATACAGATTCGGAACTCTATCTTTAAAGACGGGCACTCGTTCGCGAACCGTTTTCACCATATTCAAGTCTATATCCGCGTACAAGATGACAGGCTCTGATCCCGCTTCCGCAACGATTTCTCCCCATGGATCGTAAACAATCGAGTGTCCGTTAAATACATCGTTTTCATTTCTGCCAGCCATATTGGCGCCGATCACGTACAATTGGTTTTCAATCGCTCGCGCGCGCAACAGAGCAAGCCAATGTTGTTCCCTTTGAATGGGCCATTGAGCGGGCACAAACAAGACACATGCACCATCAAGAGCATAACTCCGGATGAGTTCAGGAAATCTTAAGTCGTAACAGATAATCGTGGCAGCAGAAAACTGCTCAATTTCATAAATGTTGTACTCGACACCAGATGTTAAATATTTGTCTTCTTCCATCAAACCGATTAAATGTATTTTGCTATAGACATTAATGGCATTCCCTTGTGGATCAAAGGTAATCGATGTGTTCTTCACACCGCCATCCAATTGAATAGGGAAAGAACCGCCTACAATGTATACTTGATGTTCCGATGCTTTTCGAGAGAGAAATTGACTCGTAGGTCCGTCAAGCGTCTCGGTATGTTCCGCTAACCGAGCAAAATCGTATCCACTTGTCCACATCTCAGGCAGAACGATCACTTTTGCGCCATTCTGCGCGGCTTCGTCTATGTAGGTCTCCGCGGTTTTTCTATTTTTCTCTTTGTCCCCTTGAATGACATTCATTTGACATACTGCGATCTTCATACGTTTGCCTCCTTAATTCGCGAAAATGTTTTCCACCTTATAAACATGAACGATCGATCGATCGAAAACAGGATCCGTCATGGTTAGGCGATAGGCCGAACCGTATTTGAATTTTCCTTCAAGAATCGGCACAGTTCCACAAAATAATACGCTTCCATTTTCATCAATACAATTACGTTTATGGGCAAATTCAAGTATCTCATGAACGGGGAGTACAGAGGCCAAGGAGCCTTCTTGGTACAATTCCCATTGATCATTCATTTTGATTTCACAAGTTAAATGGATTTGATCCCAGTGCACAAGGACTTCTTCTAACGGCCACGCCTCAGTTGCAACCGGCTTGGGGCATGCTTGTTTTGCATAGGGGATGCTGATCGCCTCAAGTTTACGATCGGTATGGTCGGAGCCTACGCTGACAAATTTCCCGTCAGAGGAAATGAGGATTACAAATTCCACTTCTCCAGAGGTTTGTTCACCTAAGATTTGAATATCCTTGTCTTGTGTAACCAGTAAGTTACTGATCGGATAGACCATCGGGACTTCAGGAGGTGCCGGAATTCCCTCATGTGCTAATTCTTCTATGTGCATTCTGACCGCTTCCTGGTTTCGACCGGAATATCCGATACAAACACTTTTCGCTACGTGTAATGAAAGTACTTTCCCGTTTGGTAAAGAAAATGTTAACTGATTCACCCTCATCTACTCCTCATAGGTTTTTTTTACCTCTTCTTCTGTCTTCTTCAAATGATCGATGATCGCTTCCTCCGCTCTTCCTTCTCTTAAGCCTTCAATAATTTTCCGATGTTCCTTAATTACATCCTGCCATCTCGGCAAACTGTGAAGAGCCTTTACGCCAATTCTGCGCATCATATCTGAAAT contains the following coding sequences:
- a CDS encoding MFS transporter translates to MAQTVFKNKTETVTPAPTRVRWWLAFVFFLIGLVAYMDRSNISVVAGAMMKDFHMDKVQFGWLNSLFSIGYAVSQIPAGLLAEQFGARSIVSLALVWWSVFTMLTAAVSSYGLLAFVRFLFGVGEGPMYPGNAVFNSYWFTKEEKGRASSALLAGSYFGPVIAPSITVAIVGVWGWHSVFYVFGMIGILLAVVWFMLGRNRPEQHPLVNKAELTIISNGRSIDTERKAKAPWGKFLKNGRFWALGLQYFVVLYIVTFFLVWLPTYLQEARNFSLSKMGFAASFPWLAIFVSVMTGGAFSDRLIRKGKSRLLARGGLVIAGLFVFTVAMYLAAHATQPLMNVVWLTISLGALGLPVVSSWAVANDLGNEFAGSVSGWMNLWGNIGAFLSPIACGWLAQNLGWETTLLLSIVPVLGAILLWFGVRPDRPLV
- a CDS encoding carbon-nitrogen family hydrolase, with product MKIAVCQMNVIQGDKEKNRKTAETYIDEAAQNGAKVIVLPEMWTSGYDFARLAEHTETLDGPTSQFLSRKASEHQVYIVGGSFPIQLDGGVKNTSITFDPQGNAINVYSKIHLIGLMEEDKYLTSGVEYNIYEIEQFSAATIICYDLRFPELIRSYALDGACVLFVPAQWPIQREQHWLALLRARAIENQLYVIGANMAGRNENDVFNGHSIVYDPWGEIVAEAGSEPVILYADIDLNMVKTVRERVPVFKDRVPNLYRC
- a CDS encoding DUF2848 family protein, producing MNQLTFSLPNGKVLSLHVAKSVCIGYSGRNQEAVRMHIEELAHEGIPAPPEVPMVYPISNLLVTQDKDIQILGEQTSGEVEFVILISSDGKFVSVGSDHTDRKLEAISIPYAKQACPKPVATEAWPLEEVLVHWDQIHLTCEIKMNDQWELYQEGSLASVLPVHEILEFAHKRNCIDENGSVLFCGTVPILEGKFKYGSAYRLTMTDPVFDRSIVHVYKVENIFAN